A stretch of the Bubalus kerabau isolate K-KA32 ecotype Philippines breed swamp buffalo chromosome 11, PCC_UOA_SB_1v2, whole genome shotgun sequence genome encodes the following:
- the C11H2orf49 gene encoding ashwin, translating into MAGDVGGRSCTDSELLLHPELLSQEFLLLTLEQKNITVENDMRVNKDSLTDLYVQHAIPLPQRDLPKSRWGKMMEKKREQHEIKKETKRSSPADGLRKRPLIVFDGSSTSTSIKVKKTENGDNDRLRPPPQASATSNAFRKSSNSSSSVSPLVLSSNLPTNNKMEHDNNDTKQNHDLTHRKSPLGPVRSPPLSPMGATPVKLKRAAPKEEAEASINLKPPEAKRKIQHVTWP; encoded by the exons ATGGCGGGGGATGTGGGCGGTCGCAGCTGCACGGATTCGGAGCTACTGCTGCACCCGGAGCTGCTGTCCCAGGAGTTCCTTCTCCTCACCCTAGAGCAG AAGAACATAACTGTTGAAAATGACATGAGAGTAAACAAAGACAGCCTGACCGACCTTTATGTTCAGCATGCAATACCACTGCCTCAGAGGGATTTGCCAAAGAGTAGATGGGGGAAAATgatggaaaagaagagagaacaaCACGAGataaaaaaggagacaaaaag GAGTAGCCCTGCAGATGGGTTGCGGAAAAGACCCCTCATTGTGTTTGACGGAAGTTCAACAAGTACAAGCATAAAAGTGAAGAAGACGGAGAACGGGGATAATGACCGGCTCAGGCCCCCGCCCCAGGCGAGCGCTACCAGTAATGCCTTTAGAAAATCGTCAAATTCCTCCTCAAGTGTTTCACCCCTAGTTTTGTCTTCCAATTTGCCTACGAACAATAAAATGGAACACGATAATAATGACACTAAGCAGAACCATGACTTAACACATAGGAAAAGTCCCTTGGGCCCTGTGAGGTCGCCGCCTTTGTCGCCTATGGGAGCCACTCCCGTGAAGTTAAAGCGAGCTGCTCCCAAGGAGGAGGCCGAGGCCTCG ATTAACCTGAAACCCCCAGAAGCCAAGAGGAAGATACAGCATGTGACATGGCCGTGA